From Scatophagus argus isolate fScaArg1 chromosome 2, fScaArg1.pri, whole genome shotgun sequence, a single genomic window includes:
- the LOC124051929 gene encoding autophagy-related protein 11-like yields MATSTCCDITCTASPKLHQRHFPLMMSSRALKLKRRRRGSVFRSHRSRFTFSTECHRSDPRYRETDQRQGRKMAKAKTADLDSRVKSYIKNWEMDVSKELQLTKMNLMCCSPGAKAQLKTKYETLGAVLDLLQGKKVKDTCGKRELREEIASLKLKLKEAKDKEKQALYSLRVQVKISADLKVELKRHYKNAKEADRTKQELRQQMKEAQEDFASRLSLVSAVNVDLRSKLEEAQKQLQHPPSWSTEAPLDLAEVQLQLKNSTKELEKQAAFIQSREQRDEDAEPETDEKLQAPTKCQDLRVKMHGALGFKMPERKSDLRGKDVQPDEEGEETTVCLKIGQVKEIMDEAIAEVWKTHEATLEKQRENIEELQESLEFVEDELDIQTLNSREVLERKEQEWADKYEELETRFKEMSDRVRRPRRRNWFVRMFTGCCSRVEDTDPDFDSI; encoded by the coding sequence atggcaacctccacctgctgtgacatcacgTGCACAGCCTCACCAAAACTCCATCAAAGACACTTTcctttgatgatgtcatcacgAGCTTTGAagctgaaaaggagaagaagaggaagcgTTTTCAGATCCCACAGATCGCGCTTTACATTCAGTACTGAGTGTCACCGCAGTGACCCACGTTATCGAGAAACCGATCAAAGACAAGGAAGAAAGATGGCGAAAGCAAAGACCGCAGACCTGGACTCTCGTGTGAAGTCCTACATTAAAAACTGGGAGATGGATGTCAGTAAAGAGCTCCAGCTGACCAAGATGAACCTCATGTGTTGTTCGCCAGGTGCTAAAGCTCAACTGAAGACCAAATACGAGACCCTGGGTGCAGTCCTCGATCTGCTCCAGGGTAAAAAGGTAAAGGACACCTGCGGCAAAAGAGAGCTGAGGGAAGAGATCGCATCTctcaagctgaagctgaaggaaGCCAAAGACAAGGAGAAGCAGGCTCTTTACAGCCTTCGTGTCCAAGTTAAAATAAGTGCTGACCTAAAAGTCGAGCTTAAGCGCCATTACAAGAATGCAAAGGAAGCAGACAGGACAAAGCAGGAACTCCGTCAGCAGATGAAGGAGGCCCAGGAGGACTTTGCCTCCAGACTGAGTCTGGTGTCTGCCGTCAATGTGGACCTCAGGTCCAAGCTGGAGGAGGCCCAGAAACAGCTGCAACACCCGCCCAGCTGGAGCACAGAGGCGCCTCTGGACCTGGCAGAGGTTCAGTTGCAGCTGAAGAATTCCACCAAAGAGCTGGAGAAGCAAGCTGCCTTCATTCAGTCCAGAGAGCAGCGGGACGAGGACGCCGAGCCAGAGACGGACGAGAAGCTCCAGGCTCCGACAAAGTGCCAGGATCTCCGTGTCAAGATGCACGGGGCTCTTGGCTTCAAAATGCCGGAGCGTAAATCAGACCTTCGTGGAAAAGATGTCCAGCCTGacgaggagggagaggagacgaCGGTTTGCCTCAAGATCGGTCAGGTTAAGGAAATCATGGACGAAGCGATCGCTGAGGTTTGGAAGACTCATGAAGCTACgctggagaaacagagagagaacatcGAAGAGCTTCAGGAGTCTCTGGAATTTGTCGAGGACGAGCTGGACATCCAAACTCTAAACTCCAGAGAAGTCCTAGAAAGGAAGGAGCAAGAGTGGGCGGACAAGTATGAGGAGCTTGAGACCAGGTTTAAGGAAATGTCAGATCGCGTCAGGAGGCCCAGGAGGAGGAACTGGTTTGTCAGGATGTTTACGGGCTGCTGTTCACGTGTAGAGGACACTGATCCTGACTTTGACTCCATCTGA
- the si:dkey-96g2.1 gene encoding uncharacterized protein si:dkey-96g2.1 isoform X1, with amino-acid sequence MAGLCWMAVTLAFFLSAQHSVAAVDQNRLTKIVDGVLGLYGTKGMFSLAVRIPDDQNQNIQNILQTLSESDPVKPVREKFTKNEVYVGKRLVAAKVLKKQSRGADHAESRVVAHLQGLWDIHQNVKEKNQNEVKSEMLLFYVYASPCVEKCTNSRHRDNILNRIGLIKNWQNYAFVFSKIFKPRVGKPNTPEDLKQALERLGGAIGLVNIYRCDKQDGQMQCRSCSAGGQVDEYCFSDEVNFSNPDDDATAPGTSIQPQPGSSYSPSRRRSSSVNPSAGVSTNVDSNTEGGQGGSGGGKRRRRRNRRKKKQNTNTGDNVALSQNGQSTDADHNTGGGRGIGGKVRKVGGRRVWKKQRKGGNEQKKKQAQTKKKKQANKRKKTSSRGKTGWSQKVPWRVKKNTEKKQNTRPRRNKKKRKIRG; translated from the exons ATGGCTGGTCTCTGCTGGATGGCCGTGACGCTCGccttcttcctgtctgctcaACACAGCGTGGCTGCTGTGGACCAGAACAGACTTACTAAAATTGTTGATGGCGTCTTGGGACT GTACGGAACAAAGGGCATGTTCAGTCTGGCTGTCCGGATCCCAGATGACCAGAACCAGAACATTCAGAATATCCTCCAGACCCTCTCTGAAAGTGATCCTGTCAAGCCTGTGAGGGAAAAGTTCACCAAAAACGAGGTGTACGTCGGCAAAAGGTTGGTTGCAGCCAAAGtcctgaaaaaacaaagcagaggagCTGACCATGCAGAGTCACGAGTTGTGGCCCACCTGCAAGGACTGTGGGACATTCATCagaatgtaaaagaaaaaaatcaaaatgaggttaaatctgaaatgttgcttttcTATGTCTATGCCTCCCCATGTGttgaaaaatgtacaaacagcaGGCATCGTGACAACATTCTCAACAGGATAGGTCTGATTAAGAATTGGCAAAACtatgcttttgtgttttctaaaatattCAAACCCAGAGTGGGCAAGCCCAATACCCCTGAAGACCTGAAACAAGCCCTTGAGAGGCTTGGGGGGGCAATCGGGCTGGTAAACATATACCGTTGTGACAAACAAGATGGTCAGATGCAGTGcagaagctgctctgctggagGACAGGTTGATGAATATTGTTTTTCCGATGAAGTTAATTTTTCCAACCCTGATGATGATGCAACTGCACCTGGGACATCCATACAGCCTCAACCAGGTAGCAGTTACTCCCCCTCACGTAGGCGAAGCAGCAGTGTCAATCCAAGCGCAGGGGTTTCCACAAATGTTGACAGTAACACAGAAGGAGGTCAGGGTGGCAGCGGAGGGGGCAAGCGCAGACGAAGGCGTAACAGGCGCAAGAAGAAGCAAAATACTAATACAGGTGACAATGTTGCCCTGTCTCAAAATGGCCAAAGTACAGATGCTGATCATAACACAGGAGGCGGTCGGGGCATCGGGGGCAAAGTCAGAAAAGTTGGTGGGCGCAGAGTATggaaaaaacagaggaaaggtGGGAacgagcagaagaagaagcaggcacagacgaagaagaaaaagcaggcAAATAAGAGGAAGAAAACGTCAAGCAGAGGGAAAACAGGATGGAGCCAGAAGGTACCATGGAGGGTTAAAAAGAACActgagaagaagcagaacacAAGGCCGAGACgcaacaagaagaaaaggaagatcAGGGGCTAA
- the si:dkey-96g2.1 gene encoding uncharacterized protein si:dkey-96g2.1 isoform X2, with product MAGLCWMAVTLAFFLSAQHSVAAVDQNRLTKIVDGVLGLYGTKGMFSLAVRIPDDQNQNIQNILQTLSESDPVKPVREKFTKNEVYVGKRLVAAKVLKKQSRGADHAESRVVAHLQGLWDIHQNVKEKNQNEVKSEMLLFYVYASPCVEKCTNSRHRDNILNRIGLIKNWQNYAFVFSKIFKPRVGKPNTPEDLKQALERLGGAIGLVNIYRCDKQDGQMQCRSCSAGGQVDEYCFSDEVNFSNPDDDATAPGTSIQPQPGSSYSPSRRRSSSVNPSAGVSTNVDSNTGGGRGIGGKVRKVGGRRVWKKQRKGGNEQKKKQAQTKKKKQANKRKKTSSRGKTGWSQKVPWRVKKNTEKKQNTRPRRNKKKRKIRG from the exons ATGGCTGGTCTCTGCTGGATGGCCGTGACGCTCGccttcttcctgtctgctcaACACAGCGTGGCTGCTGTGGACCAGAACAGACTTACTAAAATTGTTGATGGCGTCTTGGGACT GTACGGAACAAAGGGCATGTTCAGTCTGGCTGTCCGGATCCCAGATGACCAGAACCAGAACATTCAGAATATCCTCCAGACCCTCTCTGAAAGTGATCCTGTCAAGCCTGTGAGGGAAAAGTTCACCAAAAACGAGGTGTACGTCGGCAAAAGGTTGGTTGCAGCCAAAGtcctgaaaaaacaaagcagaggagCTGACCATGCAGAGTCACGAGTTGTGGCCCACCTGCAAGGACTGTGGGACATTCATCagaatgtaaaagaaaaaaatcaaaatgaggttaaatctgaaatgttgcttttcTATGTCTATGCCTCCCCATGTGttgaaaaatgtacaaacagcaGGCATCGTGACAACATTCTCAACAGGATAGGTCTGATTAAGAATTGGCAAAACtatgcttttgtgttttctaaaatattCAAACCCAGAGTGGGCAAGCCCAATACCCCTGAAGACCTGAAACAAGCCCTTGAGAGGCTTGGGGGGGCAATCGGGCTGGTAAACATATACCGTTGTGACAAACAAGATGGTCAGATGCAGTGcagaagctgctctgctggagGACAGGTTGATGAATATTGTTTTTCCGATGAAGTTAATTTTTCCAACCCTGATGATGATGCAACTGCACCTGGGACATCCATACAGCCTCAACCAGGTAGCAGTTACTCCCCCTCACGTAGGCGAAGCAGCAGTGTCAATCCAAGCGCAGGGGTTTCCACAAATGTTGACAG TAACACAGGAGGCGGTCGGGGCATCGGGGGCAAAGTCAGAAAAGTTGGTGGGCGCAGAGTATggaaaaaacagaggaaaggtGGGAacgagcagaagaagaagcaggcacagacgaagaagaaaaagcaggcAAATAAGAGGAAGAAAACGTCAAGCAGAGGGAAAACAGGATGGAGCCAGAAGGTACCATGGAGGGTTAAAAAGAACActgagaagaagcagaacacAAGGCCGAGACgcaacaagaagaaaaggaagatcAGGGGCTAA